In Streptomyces sp. NBC_00448, the following are encoded in one genomic region:
- a CDS encoding ABC transporter permease, giving the protein MTQRQIVAIVRQPVVVVITLVQPVIWLFLFGSLFRKVVELPGFGGGSYLDYLVPGVVVMSAVSSNMWAGMGMLEEIERGTLNRFLITPVSRAALMNAGVVQQGLSTALQSVVIILLGKAGGAHYPGGVGGLALLVVASVLLGTVFGAFSNALGMLVRQRESIIGINTFLLLPLTFLSSAFMAPGLMPSWMRHVAAVNPVNWALVAGRSAMAAHPDGSLVLTRGGALVALALAAVWLSTRTLRSYQKAV; this is encoded by the coding sequence ATGACGCAGCGTCAGATCGTCGCGATCGTTCGCCAGCCGGTCGTGGTCGTCATCACGCTGGTCCAACCCGTCATCTGGCTCTTCCTGTTCGGCTCGCTCTTCCGCAAGGTCGTCGAACTGCCGGGCTTCGGCGGCGGTTCCTACCTGGACTACCTCGTGCCCGGGGTGGTGGTGATGAGCGCGGTGTCCTCCAACATGTGGGCGGGCATGGGCATGTTGGAGGAGATCGAGCGCGGCACCCTCAACCGCTTCCTGATCACCCCGGTCAGCCGGGCCGCCCTGATGAACGCCGGCGTGGTCCAGCAGGGTCTGAGCACCGCGCTCCAGTCGGTGGTGATCATCCTGCTCGGCAAGGCGGGCGGGGCGCACTACCCGGGCGGCGTCGGCGGGTTGGCGCTGCTCGTCGTGGCGTCCGTCCTGCTCGGCACGGTCTTCGGCGCGTTCTCCAACGCGTTGGGCATGCTGGTCAGGCAGCGCGAGAGCATCATCGGCATCAACACCTTCCTGCTGCTGCCGCTGACCTTCCTCTCCTCGGCCTTCATGGCCCCTGGCCTGATGCCCTCCTGGATGCGGCACGTCGCTGCCGTCAACCCCGTCAACTGGGCGCTGGTCGCCGGGCGTTCGGCCATGGCCGCGCACCCGGACGGTTCGCTGGTCCTCACCCGCGGCGGCGCCCTGGTCGCGCTCGCCCTGGCCGCGGTCTGGCTCTCCACCCGCACTCTGCGGTCGTACCAGAAGGCCGTCTGA
- a CDS encoding ferredoxin, whose product MRVEVEQPKCVASGQCVLAAPDVFDQDDEGIVEMLTDRPGADRYEDVKEAAALCPAAAIRLVSE is encoded by the coding sequence ATGCGTGTCGAAGTGGAACAGCCCAAGTGCGTGGCGTCCGGGCAGTGCGTGCTGGCGGCGCCCGACGTGTTCGACCAGGACGACGAGGGCATCGTGGAGATGCTGACGGACCGGCCGGGAGCCGACCGGTACGAGGACGTGAAGGAGGCGGCCGCGCTCTGCCCCGCCGCGGCGATCCGGCTGGTGAGTGAGTGA
- a CDS encoding PH domain-containing protein produces MATTVRLSPLLEEHSRALGIDLGYFVVVYAVVAFSTHTDVRGWWALAVLGSVVVFHWLQMRFLVKLVFDDQGVTIQRVVRRRRFPWADIAGLVYSERGSGTANTPSTYQLRLVLRGQEPPLGRFLTQVQRQDYCGGPVLMALATLDDDGESKGDHQRRLILKELERHGFPPPAMKPWEFRTPRFSARALTAAVAMDLRGTHAVAVRHGAGVSAEERPLLARTLPELAEANGGADTTLREPDFVSFFFEGPAAADRAAAFLAAAREVVPAHWGVTAGTLPAEEEPSGAVAPGAVGPAGTRAAVRAPVSAAAEREKGAR; encoded by the coding sequence ATGGCCACTACGGTGCGGCTCAGTCCGCTGCTTGAGGAGCATTCGAGGGCGCTCGGCATCGACCTCGGGTACTTCGTCGTCGTGTACGCGGTGGTGGCGTTCTCCACGCACACGGACGTGCGCGGCTGGTGGGCGTTGGCGGTGCTGGGGTCGGTGGTGGTCTTCCACTGGCTCCAGATGCGGTTCCTGGTGAAGCTGGTCTTCGACGACCAGGGCGTCACCATCCAGCGGGTGGTGCGCCGCCGGCGCTTCCCCTGGGCGGACATCGCCGGCCTGGTCTACTCCGAGCGCGGGTCGGGCACCGCGAACACCCCTTCCACGTACCAGTTGCGGCTGGTGCTGCGGGGGCAGGAACCTCCGCTGGGCCGGTTCCTGACCCAGGTGCAGCGCCAGGACTACTGCGGGGGACCGGTGTTGATGGCGCTGGCGACCCTCGACGACGACGGCGAGAGCAAGGGCGACCACCAACGGCGCCTGATCCTCAAGGAGTTGGAGAGGCACGGCTTCCCTCCTCCGGCGATGAAGCCGTGGGAGTTCCGCACCCCGCGGTTCAGCGCCCGGGCGCTGACCGCGGCCGTCGCGATGGACCTGCGCGGCACCCATGCGGTGGCCGTACGGCACGGCGCGGGGGTCTCCGCGGAGGAACGGCCTTTGCTGGCCCGTACGTTGCCGGAACTGGCCGAGGCGAACGGCGGGGCGGACACCACGTTGCGCGAACCGGACTTCGTCAGCTTCTTCTTCGAGGGCCCGGCGGCGGCCGATCGCGCGGCGGCGTTCCTGGCCGCGGCGCGCGAGGTGGTGCCCGCGCACTGGGGGGTGACGGCGGGGACGCTGCCGGCGGAGGAGGAGCCGTCGGGAGCGGTGGCGCCCGGTGCGGTGGGGCCCGCGGGGACCAGGGCCGCGGTGCGCGCGCCCGTCTCCGCAGCGGCCGAGCGCGAAAAGGGCGCCCGATGA
- a CDS encoding cytochrome P450 translates to MAEISTVTPSEHLEHPDYPMPRAAGCPFDPPPALLTLQEQKPLARVRIWDGTSPWLVTRYDHMRALLGDARLSADTTNPGYPYRNAAGRAGDQIRRTFLTMDDPEHARLRRMVTAPFAIKNVEALRWSVQTIVDGLIDRLLDGPRPVDLVEAFATPVPSLVICELLGVPYDDHDFFQRNTRVIVRRTSTPEEVVAAQNALVDYLDDLLGDKQARPGEDLLSTLAGQRVDAGQMTRREAAQMGVLLLSAGHETTANMIALGTVALLRHPDQLALLRDTDDPKVVAAAVEELLRYLTIAHSGRRRVALEDIEIDGEVIRAGDGVILAGEAANRDPRVFPDPDRLDVTRDARQHVAFGFGVHQCLGQPLARVELQVVYSTLYSRIRTLELAVDEDQLDYKHDGLVYGVYELPVTW, encoded by the coding sequence ATGGCCGAGATCTCGACGGTCACGCCGTCCGAACACCTCGAACACCCCGACTACCCGATGCCCCGAGCGGCCGGGTGTCCCTTCGACCCGCCGCCCGCACTGCTGACCCTGCAAGAGCAGAAGCCGCTCGCCCGGGTGCGCATCTGGGACGGCACCAGCCCCTGGCTCGTCACCCGGTACGACCACATGCGCGCCCTGCTCGGCGATGCGCGGCTGAGCGCCGACACCACGAACCCCGGCTATCCGTACCGCAACGCGGCGGGTCGGGCCGGCGACCAGATCCGGCGGACCTTCCTCACGATGGACGACCCGGAGCACGCGCGGCTGCGGCGCATGGTGACCGCTCCCTTCGCCATCAAGAACGTCGAGGCGCTGCGATGGTCCGTGCAGACCATCGTCGACGGGCTGATCGACCGCCTGCTCGACGGTCCGCGGCCGGTCGACCTCGTCGAGGCGTTCGCGACGCCGGTGCCCAGCCTGGTCATCTGTGAACTGCTCGGAGTGCCGTACGACGACCACGACTTCTTCCAGCGCAACACCAGGGTCATCGTCCGCCGCACCTCGACGCCCGAGGAGGTCGTCGCCGCGCAGAACGCCCTCGTCGACTACCTGGACGACCTCCTGGGCGACAAGCAGGCCCGGCCCGGCGAGGACCTGCTCTCCACGCTCGCCGGGCAGCGCGTGGACGCCGGGCAGATGACGCGGCGCGAGGCGGCGCAGATGGGTGTCCTCCTGCTCAGCGCGGGGCACGAGACGACGGCGAACATGATCGCGCTCGGCACGGTCGCGCTGCTGCGGCACCCGGACCAACTCGCCCTGCTGCGCGACACCGACGACCCCAAGGTGGTCGCCGCGGCGGTGGAGGAACTGCTGCGCTACCTCACCATCGCGCACTCCGGGCGCCGCCGCGTGGCGCTTGAGGACATCGAGATCGACGGCGAGGTGATCCGCGCCGGCGACGGCGTCATCCTGGCCGGCGAGGCCGCCAACCGCGACCCGCGGGTCTTCCCCGACCCGGACCGCCTCGACGTCACCCGCGACGCCCGGCAGCACGTCGCCTTCGGCTTCGGCGTCCACCAGTGCCTGGGCCAGCCGCTGGCCCGGGTCGAGCTCCAGGTCGTCTACAGCACCCTCTACTCCCGCATCCGGACGCTGGAGTTGGCCGTGGACGAGGACCAACTGGACTACAAGCACGACGGACTGGTCTACGGCGTTTACGAACTCCCGGTCACCTGGTAG
- a CDS encoding MarR family winged helix-turn-helix transcriptional regulator has translation MDEGLAELLYRVVMLMGEAARRRSGPNQRLSHSQLRLLGTLEEIQPATQHQLAEALALSDPAISRALRPLEAQGYVTITVDPAHRRRRLVTLTPIGQDTFLAEGKPLEEELRTALLQAGFPYERYLADTHRLAALLTPAQPRRAATARQPDGAPEPDGAGPA, from the coding sequence ATGGACGAAGGACTGGCAGAGCTCCTGTACCGCGTGGTCATGCTGATGGGCGAGGCGGCCCGGCGCCGCTCCGGCCCGAACCAGCGCCTCTCCCACAGCCAACTGCGGCTGCTGGGCACCCTTGAGGAGATCCAACCCGCCACCCAGCACCAGCTCGCCGAGGCCCTGGCCCTGTCCGACCCCGCCATCAGCCGCGCCCTGCGCCCACTGGAGGCGCAGGGGTACGTGACGATCACCGTCGACCCCGCCCACCGGCGCCGGCGCCTGGTCACCCTCACCCCGATCGGCCAGGACACCTTCCTGGCCGAGGGCAAGCCCCTGGAGGAGGAACTCCGCACCGCCCTCCTGCAGGCCGGCTTCCCCTACGAGCGCTACCTCGCCGACACCCACCGGCTCGCCGCGCTGCTGACACCCGCGCAGCCACGGCGCGCAGCCACGGCCCGGCAACCGGACGGCGCACCGGAGCCGGACGGAGCGGGACCTGCGTGA
- a CDS encoding DUF6790 family protein, giving the protein MDALPYAVRTTFPLLFMLVPALGALLSCRRRAPGRPAAEIWQRWWAVGAVGIGSLWITISFLAVPKDMADTIGFAHSPFQFEIAFANLGLAVLGFRAASASPRERLTSGLAAAAFLWGATIGHVYQWFANGDHAAGNTGGILANDILIPAVMIALAARDIHRTGPGRGHTARSSRSL; this is encoded by the coding sequence ATGGACGCCCTCCCTTATGCCGTTCGGACCACGTTTCCGCTCCTCTTCATGCTGGTGCCCGCGCTCGGGGCGCTGCTGAGCTGCCGTCGCCGCGCCCCGGGCCGGCCGGCGGCGGAGATCTGGCAGCGCTGGTGGGCCGTCGGCGCCGTCGGCATCGGAAGCCTGTGGATCACGATCTCGTTCCTGGCGGTCCCGAAGGACATGGCCGACACCATCGGCTTCGCGCACTCGCCGTTCCAGTTCGAGATCGCCTTCGCCAACCTCGGCCTCGCCGTGCTGGGCTTCCGTGCCGCGTCCGCGTCGCCCCGCGAGCGCCTCACCAGCGGGCTGGCGGCCGCTGCGTTCCTCTGGGGAGCCACGATCGGCCACGTCTACCAGTGGTTCGCCAACGGCGACCACGCCGCCGGAAACACGGGCGGCATCCTCGCCAACGACATCCTCATTCCCGCCGTCATGATCGCCCTGGCCGCCCGGGACATCCACCGCACCGGGCCGGGCCGCGGCCACACCGCCCGGTCGTCGCGGAGCCTCTGA
- a CDS encoding NAD(P)/FAD-dependent oxidoreductase: MTSGPPRRVVVVGASAAGLAATETLRRDGYDGALTLVGSEKHLPYDRPPLSKQVLTGQWPVERTALRGPADLDALDVVLRLGVPAAALSAAGRTLTLADGAELAYDGLVVCTGVRPRRLAPSGTAGLHVLRDLEDAVVLRDRLAAGRRLVVVGGGFLGTEVSAAARALGAAVTLVEPSAVLLADALGHQVGAHLAQVHREQGVDLRTATAVAGITAEEGRVTGVRLADGTVLPADDVVTAIGSLPNTEWLRGSGLGVADGVECDEYSAAAPGVYAAGDVARWLNPLFGTRMRIEHRTNAAEQGMAAARNLLHPQESRPFAPIPYFWSDQYDVKIQAYGMLRGSSQAQVVEGDPTDGRFLVAYRSGETLTGVLAIGIPPRTLRRWRTAVADRTAWQDALTMA; this comes from the coding sequence GTGACCAGCGGTCCCCCGCGCCGCGTGGTGGTCGTCGGGGCCTCGGCCGCCGGGCTGGCGGCGACCGAGACCCTGCGCCGCGACGGGTACGACGGCGCCCTGACCCTCGTCGGGTCGGAGAAGCACCTTCCGTACGATCGGCCGCCGCTGTCCAAGCAGGTCCTCACCGGGCAGTGGCCGGTCGAGCGCACCGCCCTGCGCGGGCCGGCCGATCTGGACGCCCTCGACGTGGTCCTGCGGCTCGGCGTGCCGGCCGCGGCCCTCTCGGCGGCCGGCCGCACGCTGACCCTGGCGGACGGCGCCGAACTCGCCTACGACGGACTGGTCGTCTGCACCGGAGTCCGTCCGCGCCGCCTGGCCCCGTCCGGCACCGCCGGCCTCCACGTCCTGCGTGACCTGGAGGACGCCGTGGTCCTGCGGGACCGGCTGGCCGCCGGGCGGCGCCTGGTCGTGGTGGGCGGCGGGTTCCTCGGCACCGAGGTGTCCGCCGCCGCCCGCGCCCTGGGCGCCGCCGTCACGCTCGTCGAGCCGTCCGCCGTGCTCCTCGCCGACGCGCTCGGGCACCAGGTCGGCGCCCACCTGGCGCAGGTGCACCGCGAGCAGGGCGTGGACCTGCGGACCGCGACGGCGGTCGCGGGGATCACCGCGGAGGAGGGCCGGGTGACCGGAGTGCGGCTGGCGGACGGAACCGTCCTCCCGGCCGACGACGTGGTCACCGCGATCGGCTCGCTCCCCAACACCGAATGGCTGCGCGGCAGCGGACTGGGCGTGGCCGACGGGGTCGAATGCGACGAGTACAGCGCCGCCGCACCCGGTGTGTACGCCGCCGGGGACGTCGCGCGATGGCTCAACCCGCTCTTCGGCACCCGGATGCGGATCGAGCACCGCACCAACGCGGCCGAGCAGGGCATGGCCGCCGCCCGCAACCTCCTGCACCCGCAGGAAAGCCGGCCCTTCGCCCCGATCCCGTACTTCTGGTCCGACCAGTACGACGTCAAGATCCAGGCGTACGGCATGCTGCGCGGCAGCAGCCAGGCGCAGGTGGTGGAGGGCGACCCCACGGACGGCCGCTTCCTCGTCGCCTACCGCTCCGGTGAGACGTTGACGGGGGTGCTGGCGATCGGCATCCCGCCGCGCACCCTGCGCCGGTGGCGTACCGCCGTGGCCGACCGCACCGCATGGCAGGACGCGCTGACCATGGCGTGA
- a CDS encoding siderophore-interacting protein gives MAERPQRRTPTPKRATVLRGERITPHMVRVVLAVDPAAALDIGEYTDHYVKLLFPAEGETFPEPLDIEAIRRDQPRERWPRTRTYTVRSYDPGTREMALDFVVHGDEGVAGPWAARAQAGEVLYFSGPGGGYAPDPAADWHLLAGDESALPAIGAALDRLPADATAKVFIEVSGPEEEQKFDVGPGTEVVWLHRGTGQVGAALVDAVTALDFPAGRVHVFVHGEATFVRDLRRHLRLDRGIPREDLSISGYWRRGKDEDGWQSSKREWNAEVEREQEGAPAAS, from the coding sequence ATGGCGGAACGACCGCAACGCAGGACCCCCACCCCGAAGCGCGCGACCGTACTGCGCGGCGAGAGGATCACCCCGCACATGGTCCGGGTGGTGCTGGCCGTGGACCCGGCCGCCGCCCTGGACATCGGGGAGTACACCGACCACTACGTCAAACTGCTCTTCCCCGCCGAGGGCGAGACCTTCCCCGAGCCGCTGGACATCGAGGCGATCCGCCGCGACCAGCCCCGGGAGCGCTGGCCCCGGACCCGCACCTACACCGTCCGGTCCTACGACCCGGGCACCCGCGAGATGGCGCTGGACTTCGTGGTCCACGGCGACGAGGGCGTCGCCGGTCCCTGGGCGGCCCGGGCGCAGGCCGGCGAGGTGCTGTACTTCAGTGGTCCGGGCGGCGGGTACGCCCCCGACCCGGCCGCCGACTGGCATCTGCTCGCCGGCGACGAGAGCGCGCTGCCCGCGATCGGCGCCGCGCTCGACCGACTGCCGGCCGACGCGACCGCGAAGGTCTTCATCGAGGTCTCCGGGCCCGAGGAGGAGCAGAAGTTCGACGTCGGCCCCGGCACCGAGGTGGTGTGGCTGCACCGCGGCACCGGCCAGGTCGGCGCCGCACTGGTCGACGCGGTCACCGCGCTCGACTTCCCGGCCGGCCGCGTGCACGTCTTCGTGCACGGCGAGGCCACGTTCGTCCGCGACCTGCGCCGCCACCTGCGCCTGGACCGCGGCATCCCGCGCGAGGACCTGTCCATCTCGGGTTACTGGCGCCGCGGCAAGGACGAGGACGGCTGGCAGTCCTCCAAGCGGGAGTGGAACGCGGAGGTCGAGCGCGAGCAGGAGGGCGCACCGGCCGCCTCGTAA
- a CDS encoding PadR family transcriptional regulator: MARRRKLTNPLALAVMVTLAERPMHPYEIARLLRQRGKENSIKINFGSLYTVVQNLEKHGLVEVAGVQRDGNRPERTVYGLTDDGRIEMHDWLADLVAVPAQEYPLFETALSLMGALHPDEATDLLRDRLRALEVQAAGLRGVLDALDGELPRMFVIEIDYQLHMVRAQIAWLRATYQEFADGTLDGIGQWRSWHETGEMPDEWSRLEERLEGFDPAEAAGAAQAADPPGEHKESG, translated from the coding sequence GTGGCGCGGCGCCGCAAGCTGACGAATCCGCTGGCCCTCGCGGTGATGGTGACCCTCGCCGAGCGCCCGATGCACCCGTACGAGATCGCGCGGCTGCTGCGTCAACGCGGCAAGGAAAACAGCATCAAGATCAACTTCGGTTCGCTCTACACCGTGGTGCAGAACCTCGAAAAGCACGGCTTGGTCGAGGTCGCGGGCGTGCAGCGGGACGGCAACCGCCCCGAGCGGACCGTCTACGGGCTCACCGATGACGGCCGGATCGAGATGCACGACTGGCTCGCCGACCTGGTCGCCGTGCCGGCGCAGGAGTACCCGCTCTTCGAGACCGCGCTCTCGCTGATGGGCGCCCTGCACCCGGACGAGGCGACCGACCTGCTCAGGGACCGGCTGCGCGCGCTGGAGGTCCAGGCGGCCGGGCTGCGCGGGGTGCTGGACGCGCTGGACGGCGAACTCCCGCGGATGTTCGTCATCGAGATCGACTACCAACTCCACATGGTGCGGGCGCAGATCGCCTGGCTGCGCGCGACATACCAGGAGTTCGCCGACGGCACCCTCGACGGGATCGGGCAGTGGCGCAGCTGGCACGAGACCGGCGAAATGCCGGACGAGTGGTCCCGTCTGGAGGAACGGCTGGAGGGCTTCGACCCGGCCGAGGCGGCCGGGGCGGCCCAGGCGGCCGACCCGCCCGGGGAGCACAAGGAGAGCGGGTGA
- a CDS encoding TetR/AcrR family transcriptional regulator, which produces MAETFKRRTPSQWGEGAALKTEILSAAARLLAAAGREDAVSLRAVAREVGISAPSIYLHFKDRSDLVAAVTQQAYETLVADLHATWDRQEHSGPPAALRAMAHRYCGFALENPTRYRLMFGLERVTAPREQSPQHPVWLLYGVWQDAVAACRTARPGAERDRKDALLLWSALHGIVAITMALPFEADLESIAHRADDLLDRVMAE; this is translated from the coding sequence ATGGCGGAGACGTTCAAGCGGCGCACACCGAGCCAGTGGGGTGAGGGGGCCGCGCTGAAGACGGAGATCCTGTCGGCGGCGGCGCGGCTGCTGGCGGCGGCCGGGCGCGAGGACGCGGTGTCGCTGCGCGCGGTCGCCAGGGAGGTCGGGATCTCCGCCCCCAGCATCTACCTGCACTTCAAGGACCGTTCCGACCTGGTGGCGGCCGTGACGCAGCAGGCGTACGAGACGCTGGTCGCCGACCTGCACGCGACGTGGGACCGGCAGGAGCACTCCGGGCCGCCGGCGGCGCTGCGCGCGATGGCCCACCGGTACTGCGGGTTCGCGCTGGAGAACCCGACGCGCTACCGGCTGATGTTCGGTCTGGAGCGGGTCACGGCGCCCCGCGAGCAGTCCCCGCAGCACCCGGTGTGGCTGCTGTACGGGGTGTGGCAGGACGCGGTGGCCGCCTGCCGCACCGCCCGGCCAGGTGCGGAGCGGGACCGCAAGGACGCGCTGCTGCTGTGGTCCGCCCTGCACGGGATCGTGGCCATCACGATGGCCCTGCCCTTCGAGGCGGACCTGGAGAGCATCGCGCACCGGGCGGACGACCTGCTCGACCGTGTGATGGCCGAATAG
- a CDS encoding acyltransferase family protein: MSSQPPTSTRQDSGQREAATRGPETAPFPSAVRTPGKRVNGIDGLRTLAVMLVIVYHFNPDKLPGGSIGVDVFYTISGFVITRLLIAEFARTGDISLRQFYRRRWLRLVPALLVVCAVTALLSFAPVQSFRHGVSAALLAAFSLVNLVRAAQSGAYTGVTAPLGHTWSLGVEEQFYLLWPPVLLLLLRRLRARTVLIAAAVLTLLPVLWRFHLWNAEAAHRIYNGPDTRADQLLAGAVLAIVLARLAPDDPWRETMRTWSARLWVPAFALLGLMAWQLQITGDSGWIAPEYTVGFLVTALLAVVLLTSLELLPGSPLNKVLSLAPLAWIGRNLSYGLYLWHYPLMHLLSDLGVQRMLFPSTLLATFIMALASYFLVEEPCRRIKQRGRGTPTGRSGGGLRTPEQVLPTSVGAPGRAR; this comes from the coding sequence GTGAGCAGTCAACCCCCCACCAGCACGCGCCAGGACAGCGGCCAACGAGAGGCGGCAACAAGAGGACCGGAGACCGCGCCCTTTCCCTCGGCGGTCAGGACCCCCGGCAAGCGGGTCAACGGCATCGACGGGCTGCGCACGCTGGCCGTGATGCTCGTCATCGTCTACCACTTCAACCCGGACAAGCTGCCCGGTGGCTCCATCGGTGTGGACGTCTTCTACACCATCAGCGGTTTCGTGATCACCCGGCTGCTCATCGCGGAGTTCGCCAGGACCGGCGACATCAGCCTGCGGCAGTTCTACCGCCGCCGCTGGCTGCGGCTGGTGCCCGCGCTCCTGGTGGTCTGCGCCGTGACCGCGCTGCTGAGCTTCGCGCCGGTGCAGTCCTTCCGGCACGGCGTGTCGGCGGCCCTGCTGGCCGCGTTCTCGCTGGTCAACCTGGTCCGCGCGGCCCAGTCCGGCGCCTACACCGGTGTGACCGCCCCCCTCGGGCACACCTGGTCGCTCGGCGTCGAGGAGCAGTTCTACCTGCTGTGGCCGCCGGTGCTCCTCCTGCTGCTGCGCCGGCTCAGGGCCCGTACGGTGCTGATCGCCGCGGCCGTGCTCACGCTGCTGCCCGTGCTGTGGCGCTTCCACCTGTGGAACGCCGAGGCCGCGCACCGCATCTACAACGGGCCCGACACCCGCGCCGACCAGCTGCTGGCCGGTGCGGTGCTGGCGATCGTGCTCGCCCGGCTCGCCCCGGACGACCCCTGGCGGGAGACGATGCGGACCTGGTCGGCGCGGCTGTGGGTGCCCGCGTTCGCGCTGCTGGGCCTGATGGCCTGGCAGCTGCAGATCACCGGCGACAGCGGGTGGATCGCGCCGGAGTACACCGTCGGCTTCCTCGTCACCGCGCTGCTCGCGGTGGTGCTGCTGACCTCGCTGGAACTCCTGCCGGGCTCGCCGCTGAACAAGGTGCTCTCGCTCGCCCCGCTCGCCTGGATCGGCCGCAACCTCAGCTACGGGCTCTACCTGTGGCACTACCCGCTGATGCACCTGCTGAGCGACCTGGGTGTCCAGCGCATGCTCTTCCCCTCCACGCTGCTCGCCACCTTCATCATGGCGCTGGCCTCCTACTTCCTCGTGGAGGAGCCGTGCCGGCGCATCAAGCAGCGCGGCCGCGGCACGCCGACCGGGCGGAGCGGGGGAGGGCTGCGCACACCGGAGCAGGTCCTGCCGACGTCGGTGGGCGCCCCGGGCCGGGCCCGGTAG
- a CDS encoding ATP-binding cassette domain-containing protein: protein MSTHPPAVAATDLVKTYPGDVRALDGMSVTVAPGTVFGLLGPNGAGKSTTVRVLTTLARPDSGAVLVAGHDALRHPERVRRAIGVVAQHSGADPVATGRENLLLQGRLYGLRGAALARRADELLDRFDLAGAGRRKVNTYSGGMQRRLDVALGLVHRPEVLFLDEPTTGLDPEARTAMWAEIARLAGDDGLTILLTTHYLDEADRLAERIAIVDRGRVVAEGTPDALKGELRGDAVHVELRDAPGPVDAGLLRTALDTFAGVREVDVDGRRVSARADDGPAAVPHVLAALERQGAAVAAVTVARPSLDDVYLRYAGRRFAEAGADAGAGPGGTRALADARTTATNPPADSRTAATTSGDAR from the coding sequence ATGAGCACGCACCCGCCCGCCGTGGCGGCCACCGACCTGGTCAAGACCTACCCGGGCGACGTCCGGGCCCTGGACGGCATGTCCGTCACCGTCGCGCCCGGCACCGTCTTCGGCCTGCTCGGCCCGAACGGCGCCGGAAAGTCCACCACCGTCCGGGTCCTGACCACCCTCGCCCGCCCCGACTCCGGCGCCGTCCTGGTCGCCGGGCACGACGCGCTGCGCCACCCGGAGCGGGTACGGCGCGCCATCGGCGTCGTCGCCCAGCATTCCGGCGCCGACCCGGTCGCCACCGGCCGGGAGAACCTGCTGCTGCAAGGCCGGCTGTACGGGCTGCGCGGCGCCGCCCTGGCGCGGCGCGCCGACGAACTGCTGGACCGGTTCGACCTGGCCGGCGCAGGGCGCCGCAAGGTCAACACCTACTCCGGCGGCATGCAGCGCCGGCTCGATGTCGCGCTCGGCCTGGTGCACCGCCCCGAGGTGCTCTTCCTGGACGAGCCCACCACCGGGCTCGACCCGGAGGCGCGCACCGCGATGTGGGCCGAGATCGCCCGGCTGGCCGGCGACGACGGCCTGACCATCCTGCTCACCACGCACTACCTCGACGAGGCCGACCGGCTCGCCGAGCGGATCGCCATCGTGGACCGCGGCCGGGTCGTCGCCGAGGGCACCCCGGACGCGCTCAAGGGCGAACTGCGCGGCGACGCGGTCCATGTGGAGCTGCGCGACGCGCCCGGCCCGGTCGACGCCGGGCTGCTGCGTACCGCGCTCGACACCTTCGCCGGGGTGCGGGAGGTGGACGTCGACGGCCGCCGGGTCAGCGCCCGTGCCGACGACGGGCCCGCCGCCGTACCGCACGTGCTGGCCGCGCTGGAGCGGCAGGGCGCGGCGGTCGCGGCCGTCACCGTCGCCCGGCCGTCGCTCGACGACGTGTATCTGCGGTACGCCGGGCGGCGGTTCGCCGAGGCCGGCGCCGACGCGGGCGCGGGCCCCGGCGGGACCCGAGCCCTCGCCGACGCCCGTACCACCGCCACGAACCCGCCCGCCGACTCCCGTACCGCCGCCACGACTTCCGGAGACGCCCGATGA